In Arsenicicoccus dermatophilus, a genomic segment contains:
- a CDS encoding DUF2325 domain-containing protein: protein MNILTDPALLIPKDSDDGQEANNQMDFWVSLAGWAVDNRLRVSENVFDLATNFYNEHGYPHAWSIFPREVKNECQRAVSSLLQRVIPPCSTQEIVHLDPPYDDQREFGEALELDIGAVGKETVLAIACAERTWTTLPSVAVQCTDLGSPTVTIELLRAPNESLPSEEGEHLKSETKGKTLLIFGAKIDSSKLDKIKRICDFKDIRWFESEPEKHIRDIDKKISGRRGSNTIVVLVTGFISHAESEEVERACRSNEIPLRQTRYPGKILHVVRESIQAPFDCGQT, encoded by the coding sequence ATGAATATCTTGACCGATCCTGCGCTCTTAATACCCAAAGACTCAGACGATGGCCAAGAGGCGAATAACCAAATGGATTTCTGGGTCAGCCTCGCCGGGTGGGCTGTAGACAATCGACTCAGGGTTTCAGAAAACGTTTTCGACCTAGCCACGAACTTCTATAACGAACATGGGTACCCACACGCATGGTCGATTTTCCCACGCGAGGTTAAAAATGAATGTCAACGTGCGGTTTCCTCTTTGCTGCAGAGGGTGATACCTCCCTGTAGTACTCAGGAAATTGTCCACCTGGACCCTCCCTACGATGACCAGCGTGAATTCGGCGAGGCGCTAGAGCTGGATATAGGCGCGGTGGGGAAAGAAACCGTCTTAGCGATAGCCTGCGCAGAGAGAACTTGGACGACCCTCCCCTCTGTGGCCGTGCAGTGCACAGACCTGGGTAGTCCTACGGTGACGATCGAACTCCTGCGTGCGCCCAATGAATCGTTACCTTCCGAAGAGGGTGAGCATCTTAAGTCTGAGACAAAAGGAAAGACTCTCCTCATTTTTGGGGCAAAAATAGACTCATCGAAGCTTGACAAGATTAAGCGAATCTGCGACTTCAAAGACATTCGATGGTTCGAGTCCGAACCGGAGAAGCATATTAGGGATATCGACAAAAAGATCTCTGGGCGTAGAGGTTCGAACACTATTGTAGTTCTAGTGACTGGATTCATTAGTCACGCAGAGTCTGAGGAAGTGGAGAGAGCCTGCAGATCTAACGAGATCCCACTTCGTCAAACTAGGTATCCCGGGAAGATTCTTCACGTGGTTCGGGAGTCAATTCAAGCACCATTTGACTGCGGCCAGACTTAA
- a CDS encoding GNAT family N-acetyltransferase, whose amino-acid sequence MTPEPEVTIRPRRDDDLDELARILVQVHAQNGYPVEGVADPYAWLHLEQPLGAWVAELDGKVVGHVALTEPGPHDHAPRIWAELAGEPVERTAVLGRLFVSPDARGHQLGRRLCHTATAAASAHDRTAVLDVMLKDEAAIATYTSLGWRAIGDFTHHHSMNALEPARAFMHANPRRQLTRLDGMQ is encoded by the coding sequence ATGACCCCCGAACCCGAAGTCACCATCCGGCCCCGACGCGACGACGACCTAGACGAGCTCGCACGCATCCTCGTCCAGGTCCACGCCCAAAACGGCTACCCCGTCGAAGGCGTCGCCGACCCCTACGCCTGGCTCCACCTCGAACAGCCCCTCGGCGCCTGGGTCGCCGAACTCGACGGCAAGGTGGTCGGCCACGTCGCCCTCACCGAACCAGGCCCCCACGACCATGCACCCCGCATATGGGCCGAACTGGCTGGTGAGCCCGTCGAACGGACTGCGGTCTTAGGTCGCCTCTTCGTCTCCCCAGACGCCCGGGGTCACCAGCTAGGTCGCCGCCTATGCCACACCGCAACCGCAGCCGCCTCCGCTCATGACCGCACCGCCGTATTAGATGTCATGCTCAAAGACGAGGCTGCTATCGCCACCTATACCAGTCTTGGTTGGCGGGCGATCGGAGACTTCACTCATCACCACAGCATGAACGCCCTTGAGCCCGCACGTGCATTCATGCACGCAAACCCCCGACGCCAACTAACCCGGCTAGACGGTATGCAGTGA